The DNA segment cgaaaatccgagctacaaaactgctcgattttgtcgtgcgggttgGTCGAAAATCGCGGCGAAAGTGAGCTTTTGCGGGTtgggaatccaagcgttttccctgacatttctgctcgcttcccgctgcgcaaagcgatcgaaaacttctcaaactcaaactgcaaacatatttcacagcccatccgctgcgcaaagcgatcgaaaacttctcaaactcaaactgcaaacatatttcacagcccatagctgtgaaatatttcgcattcaaacttgttgcaaatttataaattcccgctgcgcaaagcgatcgaaaacttttcaaactcaaactgcaaacatatttcacagctcatggctgtgaaatatttcgcattcaaaattgttttgtagcagttttgtagctcggattttcgatcgctttccgccaaaagcgatcgagaaagcgagcagaaatgtcagagaaaacgcttggattccgatcgaagaaatatttcaatcaccaaaaatttcagcgctgaaaattttgaaatatttcatttataaatctgcaacaattttgaatgcgaaatatttcacagccatgggctgtgaaatatgtttggaGTTTGAGtgtgagaagttttcgatcgctttgcgcagcgggatgttgcgctccgtgttatgctgtgtggagtcctgcggttatgTATATAAAAtctgttataaaatctgacagataggcgagataatcgcggttcgtgtatggaaccATCCGGGGTCTGGTGACGATTTAATGTGCCaagaataaatattattaacctttaagttggcaaccggatacccgggtatttttttcaacttcgaactgcaataacttttgattcattgcttttattgacctgaaattaTACGTAGCCTCCtaacttttaatttctgattttttggtgcataaattgtaattttaaacctGTAAGTCGGTAAGTAAAAATTTCTTCCCCACATCGAGCCGCCATTGTATTGTGGTTTTAGGAGAACATTGGATCATCTAcgaattgtttacatttgtaaaACTTGCAATAATTGACCGCGGTCTACATTTCTCGATTCTTTTGTTGAAACAGCATATCAAATATCCCAAATCAGTTAAAATATAGTGAAATGTTGTATCGGACACACGATGCTTTGAAGAAAACGTGAGGGCAAACATGGGAAGATGATGAACATTGTCCCTTACTAATAGTTGATTTACAGACTCTTGGTAAGTGTAAAACACCCAACAGAGTGCTGTTGCCCATGTTAGAAAACGTTTTTAAATTGCAGAGGGTGATTCTTTCTCCGTCACAGGcatcaacaaaacataaagCAGCGTTTAACGATGAAGAAGATACCCAGTTGTGCGATAACCATTAACGTTGAAAATCAAGAGGAATACATGGATTGAAAATACTTAAAGAGAATACGCATCGAGACGAAtttaaaacggaaaataatGGTCTACAAAAAGCGAAAATAATGGCAAAGGAAACGAGTGCGGCTGGGCCGCAATACCATCCAATATTTCATGAAAGGCCATGTTTTGGATTGCCATGATTGTTAGCAATGGCGGATTAAGACGAATGGAGGCCCTAAGGGGTCACACAAAAGTAGAGGCTTGGTTGAAGCGTCTAGCAGGGGATTGTATCAAATATCCTATCCAGAGAAGGATTGAGTAGCAATTATGCTTGTGAGCGGATGGTAGGTGCCATTTTTGGGGCCCCTGGCCGACCCAGATGTTCGACGCTTAAACAACTAAGTACACATTAAAACTGAAGGAAATACATATCTAAtcaattactttaaaaaataatataattgtaTTGATTCGTGATGTATTTTGTAGTTTTGACCTGCATGCACAATTCTAAAATATTCCTATGAATCACAGAAAGGCTTAAAGCCTAAAAGCCTGCCTTATAAGCTTGAAAATTACACGTGGCAATGAACCTGTAATCTTTCTTAATTTCGGAAGAATTAACTGAAGGCTGAAGAATtgcgtgttttctgttttagcgCTCAATCACGAATGACATCTCTATTTGACAGTATTGCCTGAGATACTTAAACCTAGGTGTGATCGCACAAACAAGATGTACATATAgaaaaggtgtatgtgtaaggatgtcaaggtgtatgtgtgaggtatATACAAATTCGAATTTCTAATTTCTACAGCTCGGCCATCCTGACGAGAAATTGACctcaatttttcctgcataTGTATAGCCCTACCCTTAATCTTAAGTGTAGCTTTATGAACATATTCCGATCAAGCTCCCCCCAGAGGCACTATCCATCTTCTCAACTTGTCCGACTCCAACACTCCATCATATGGTATTTGCGTCATTTGTATTCCATCGATATCACGTATAACATATCTGTCATTAGGTAAACGTTTGTGGATAACGTATGGACCTTTATATCTGGcaatgagttttttgtttgaatttggtgTGTTatctacatttttaattacaacaaaCTCTCCTTCATTGAAAACGGGAGCAGGGCGATGGTGTTTAGCATGTTGTTTctcattattttgttgtgattttaaaatattgaatgatgCTTCTGCACGTATAGTTTCTAAATCTgaaaatgctttgtttttgtcttctaAATATTCGGTCAATATATCTACTGAAGGGCCTCGTTGGTTAACACCAAACAATAGCATAGAAGGGGAAAAACGAGTGGACGAATGAATGGTATTATTAAGAGCGTATTCTGTAGATAGCAAATGGGTCACCCAATCTACATGGTCGGTCTGATTTGATTATTTGCTCAATATGGGACGAATAATGCGATTGACCCTTTCCACTTGACCATTAGCTTGTGGTGATCCTGTGGCATTCAACACATGGCTAATTCCgcgagaagaaaggaaattggaaaatgcgGCTGAAGTAAAGCATGTACCTTGATCGCTAATTATTCTTTTAGGTCGACTGTAGTAagagaaatattgttttagaGCATTGCACACCTCTTTTGTACTAGTGGAAGTTGTTGGATACAATTTAACGAATTTCGTAAATGCGTCTATTACTACCAAtaagtattttttctttaaagatGATGTAGGTAGCGGTCCAAAATGGTCAATGTGCAAGGTATCAAATGGGTAAGGTTCTTTTTGGATGCTATGAAGGTTCCGATTATTTACTCTAGATGGAGCAGAGTGAATAATGCACTTCAAGCAGTTATTTATAAAGTTTATTATCCGTGTTTTTCTGTTAGGAAACCAATAATTCTGATCTATTTggttgcaacatttttcggCTCCCAAATGACCTATTTGTTCGTGTATTGATCGTATCAGATTATTAACCATTTCTGTTGGCACGTATAATTTTAGCCTATTAGAAGGTGATCGTTTGAATACAATACCGTCTTGTAATTGGTAACCTTCGACATCCGTCGTCTCTAACTCTTTTTTCAGAGTTTGGATAAGCGGATCCCTAGCCTGAGCTACACGTATTTGGAAGTCAATATCAACATCATCGAAGGCAGCCAAATGTTCCAGTCGGCTTAATGCGTCTACATGACTCATTGCTAAtccagggcgatgttgaaTAATGTAATTATAATTCTCCAGGAACAGTGACCAACGTGCTATCTTTGCGGAcgaatttctatttttaagcgtTTCTACCAGAGAATTACAATCAGTCACTATCTTTATTGGAATGCCGTGTACATAGGTATGGAAACGTTTGAGCGCATATATAACGGCCAATGTTTCAAGCTCGTAGCTGTGCAATTTAGCTTCATCAGCCGAAGTGGTTTTGGAAAAATACGAAATAGGGTGATATCTACCATCATCCTGTTTTTGCAAAAGCACAGAACCAAAAGCTATCGAACTTGCGTCACAGTGAAGTTTAGTTTCGCGTTTAGGGTCGTATATGGCAAGCACCGGAGCTACTATCAATTTATCTCGGAGTGTTTCAAATGCTTTTTTAcactcatcatcaaaaataaatggaacattgtttttcaaaagattaGTAAGTGGTTTTGCAATACTAGAGAAATGTGGAACAAACCTccggaaaaacgaaaaaagaccTAAACATTGTTGTACCTGTTTTGTGTTCTGAGGAACAGGAtagtttttgataatttttacatGATTATCGCTAGGACATATACCTGAATGATTGGCCTTGTATCCTAAGTAATCCAATTCATCGTAAGCAAACTTACATTTATCAAGCCGTAGCTCCAACCCATTATTTCGTAGAGTATGCAAAACTTCACTAACTATTTCAAGATGTTCTTTAAAGTCTTGAGAAGCTATGAGAATGTCGTCAATGTATACAACCAGCTTTTCATTCTCGATGAATTTCCGCAAAATTGTATTACTGAAACGCTGAAATTCAGCTGGCGCGTTTTTTAATCCGAAGGGCATACGCGTGTACTCGTACTGGCCGTCTGGAGTAACAAACGCtgtgaatttaattgaatccTCGTCCATTGCCACTTGATGAAAACCACTCTTTAGGTCTAGTAACGTAAAGAATTTTTTATTGCCCAAGTGTTCTAGGCACGTCTCTATGAGTGGAAGCGGGTAGTTGTCGCGGATTGTTACTTTATTAAGAGGTCGGTAGTCGACACACTTACgaattttgccatttttcttcctaaCGAGTACCAGTGCGGAAGCATAAGGAGAGTTACTGGGtcttattatatttttctctAATAAATCCTTCACAATGACTTTTACTTTATTCCTTTCATCGAAAGAAAGTCGTCTAGGCTTTGTGAAAATAGGAGTATCATGAGTTAAGCTAATTCGCATTTTATGAGCAGATGGTATTATATGTTTATCCggaaaattaatgtaattattgGACACTATTGATCTTAAAGCAATGCCTTGTTCTTTAGAAAGATGTTCTCCAACATTTATAGTGCTAGCCTCATCGCTAATATTTATAGAACACATTTCAGAAAAAGTTGTGTCatattgttgtttatgttcagATTTGTCTGATATCGAaatgaattttgaagaaatattgGGATCGGACAATTTCGAATCTTTGCATACCTCTGGTAAGGGAGCCTGGATCGAACTACGTAAAAGACCCAACGTTTGGAGCTTATGGTAAAAACCCGGTTTTTTTAAGTTCagaattttatctttatttaaattcatcagCATAAGTTTGCTGTAATGTTTACGGAATTGAGCGAGTGTGATGTTAAATTCTGATAACAAATCTCTCCCTACTATCATGGATAGGGACATGTAGctttttggtaaaatataGAAATTGTGAATGAATGTTTGATTACGAAAACTAAGTTTTAGCTGTACTGTTCCAAGAGTTTGTAAATTCACATTTCCTATTCCTCGAAATCCACTTGGTTGGGGAGCGCTTAGTTTTGTAACCGGaacaatggcttcatttatgAAGCTTTTAGAGCTACCGGAATCAAAAAGAGATGTTATAATTAACCCTGGGCTCCAAACATTGTTTCTCTTAAAAGCTACACTTACCTCCTGATAGGCCTCAAGTTGAACgaagtttccattttccccagAATCTAGATGCGCTGTTTCATTGTCGTTGCCCTGTACCGCAGCAACCGTTAGTTGACGTCTATCTGGGACAGGACAGTTGCGAATGACATGTGATGTGCTACCACATCGGAAACAGGAACCCGGAGCTCGGCGAGGTTGTGTGCATTGCGATGAATGATGTCCATGATTCGAGCAGTTATAACATCGAAGAGGTTCTGTCGTCGTTTGTCTTGGTGGAATCGGTCTCGGGGAAATGGTGTTGATGTGAGATGGGCTGCGGCGTTCTGGGTTTTTGCGCAACAGAAGATGGGATTCATATCGCTTAATGTTATCAATCAGGTCGTAAATATCGCGGTAATCCTTGGTCACAAGGCTATCATAGAGAGGGTCACGAGAAAGTCCTCTGATGACATAAGTTATGATAGCCTCCTCACTCACGTGGCCTGACATTCCCAGCGCATTTACTCGGTATACATAGCTTGTGTACGACTCAGAAATTTTCTTGTAGACCGATGCTAATTGGCTATGAATAACGGCTTCGTTACAGCGATCAGGAAAAGCCTTTTTAATTGTGTCAGCGAATTCGTCGAATGTCTTCAAAGTGTTACGGAAGCCATTGTACCATTCGCTTGCTGCTCCAGTCAACCGACTGCCTGCATATAAAAGCATCGTGCGATCCTGCCATCCATATAATTCGCTATTGTAGCGAATCGTATTGATCCACTTATTGATACCGAGGCCGTCAGAAAATTCCGGTATCAAATGTTTCAACTCCTCGGGATGAACCAATCGACCATCCGTAAACGTCTGCCGCTGTTCCATTTCCATAATTTTTGCTCGTAGCGCCATTAATTCCAATTGATGAGAAGTTGCGTCGAATGAAGCACCTTGCGTCGAAGATGTCGGAGCAGCTTTGTCTTTCATCAAGATGGCGGCTGCTGCAACGTGGTTTCCATTGTTCGTCACTTCGTCTTCATCTGCACACACTCTTTGAGGAATGAAATTCTGGGTTGATTGTtcctccattttgtttttcggtacaCTTTGCTCGTACAACATGCGTAGTTGTGGTAAAGTTGCTTTCGGAGGCACTTCGATGTTAGCAACTTCCAAAGCACAAAGAAGTTCCTCTTTTGTAAGCATTTTTCGGCACAAACGGTTTATCCCACTTCTGAATTGTAATCTTTCTTAATTTCGGAAGAATTAACTGAAGGCTGAAGAATtgcgtgttttctgttttagcgCTCAATCACGAATGACATCTCTATTTGACAGTATTGCCTGAGATACTTAAACCTAGGTGTGATCGCACAAACAAGATGTACATATAgaaaaggtgtatgtgtaaggatgtcaaggtgtatgtgtgaggtatATACAAATTCGAATTTCTAATTTCTACAAACCCTAAAAAAGCTGAATAAAATCACGTGCTTTTAATGGTTTGTAGTGTAAATTGATTGACAG comes from the Anopheles coluzzii chromosome 2, AcolN3, whole genome shotgun sequence genome and includes:
- the LOC125906606 gene encoding uncharacterized protein LOC125906606 → MLTKEELLCALEVANIEVPPKATLPQLRMLYEQSVPKNKMEEQSTQNFIPQRVCADEDEVTNNGNHVAAAAILMKDKAAPTSSTQGASFDATSHQLELMALRAKIMEMEQRQTFTDGRLVHPEELKHLIPEFSDGLGINKWINTIRYNSELYGWQDRTMLLYAGSRLTGAASEWYNGFRNTLKTFDEFADTIKKAFPDRCNEAVIHSQLASVYKKISESYTSYVYRVNALGMSGHVSEEAIITYVIRGLSRDPLYDSLVTKDYRDIYDLIDNIKRYESHLLLRKNPERRSPSHINTISPRPIPPRQTTTEPLRCYNCSNHGHHSSQCTQPRRAPGSCFRCGSTSHVIRNCPVPDRRQLTVAAVQGNDNETAHLDSGENGNFVQLEAYQEL